In Providencia rettgeri, the following proteins share a genomic window:
- the dprA gene encoding DNA-processing protein DprA — protein sequence MNTQEIWLRMSQVKRLLPLHAVRIINELKQLNKISYQALHHHGLNEVQQLQFMNVSMYRLEKVQRWLSNEYHQMITFCDPQYPFLLKQIYRPPLLFFVMGKSELLLTPQIAIVGSRRASEYGRIWTNLFVKSFVHHSITITSGLALGIDGISHKAALDNRGETIAVLGSGLANIYPRQHAELAEKIKSCGALISEYWPDAPPLPKQFPKRNRIISGLSKAVIVIEAGMKSGSLITARYALEQNRDLFTLPAPLGNPAFHGNHWLLQQGAYLLAEPEDVLQHIGDGLNWIQTELPIEETPLEFNVVENKILGMVGYQATPVDVIAEQTQIPVTQIITILTEMEINGIVSSGAGGYTRVT from the coding sequence ATGAATACCCAAGAGATTTGGTTAAGAATGTCGCAGGTTAAAAGGCTATTACCTTTGCATGCAGTAAGAATAATTAATGAGTTAAAACAGTTAAATAAAATTAGCTATCAGGCCTTACACCATCATGGCTTGAATGAAGTACAACAATTGCAATTTATGAATGTATCTATGTACCGGCTTGAGAAAGTTCAGAGATGGCTTTCAAATGAGTATCATCAAATGATTACTTTCTGCGACCCTCAGTACCCTTTTTTATTAAAGCAGATCTATCGCCCCCCTCTTTTATTTTTTGTTATGGGCAAAAGTGAATTATTACTAACACCACAAATTGCTATAGTTGGAAGCCGGAGAGCAAGTGAATACGGCAGAATATGGACTAACTTATTTGTAAAGAGTTTCGTGCACCATAGTATCACCATCACAAGTGGACTTGCGTTAGGTATTGACGGTATAAGCCATAAAGCAGCTCTCGATAACCGTGGTGAGACAATTGCGGTTTTAGGTAGCGGATTAGCGAATATTTATCCGCGACAACATGCTGAATTAGCTGAAAAGATTAAAAGTTGTGGCGCTTTGATTTCAGAATATTGGCCAGATGCACCACCATTACCTAAGCAATTTCCCAAAAGAAACCGTATTATTAGCGGGTTAAGTAAAGCAGTTATTGTAATTGAAGCAGGTATGAAAAGTGGCTCACTGATAACTGCTAGATACGCACTAGAGCAAAACCGTGATTTGTTTACATTACCTGCTCCATTGGGTAATCCAGCATTTCATGGTAACCATTGGCTATTACAGCAAGGAGCTTATTTATTAGCTGAACCCGAAGATGTTTTGCAGCATATCGGTGATGGGTTAAATTGGATACAAACAGAATTACCTATAGAAGAGACACCCCTTGAGTTTAATGTGGTAGAAAATAAAATTTTAGGTATGGTGGGGTACCAAGCGACACCCGTCGATGTTATTGCAGAGCAAACCCAAATTCCAGTTACTCAAATTATTACCATATTAACTGAGATGGAAATCAATGGGATAGTTAGCTCGGGGGCTGGTGGATATACCAGAGTGACTTAG
- the def gene encoding peptide deformylase — translation MSVLNVLHYPDERLRTIAKPVDKVDASIQSIVDDMFDTMYEEEGIGLAATQVDIHQRIIVIDVSETRDERLVLINPELLDKSGETGIEEGCLSIPEQHGFVPRAEQVKVRALNYDGESFELEADGLLAICIQHEMDHLVGKLFVDYLSPLKRQRIRQKVEKLDRLRAKEAKNS, via the coding sequence ATGTCAGTCTTAAACGTATTACATTATCCAGACGAACGCTTACGCACAATTGCTAAGCCAGTAGACAAAGTTGATGCTTCTATACAGAGTATCGTTGATGATATGTTCGATACCATGTATGAAGAAGAAGGTATTGGTCTTGCAGCAACACAAGTCGATATCCATCAAAGAATCATCGTCATTGATGTGTCCGAAACGCGTGATGAGCGTTTGGTTCTTATTAACCCTGAATTACTGGATAAATCTGGGGAAACGGGTATCGAAGAAGGTTGTTTGTCTATTCCAGAACAACATGGTTTCGTCCCTCGCGCGGAGCAAGTAAAAGTTCGCGCACTAAACTATGATGGTGAGTCTTTTGAACTGGAGGCTGATGGTTTATTAGCTATCTGTATTCAACATGAGATGGACCACCTTGTTGGTAAGCTATTTGTCGACTACTTATCACCTTTAAAACGTCAGCGCATCCGCCAGAAAGTTGAAAAATTAGACAGACTAAGAGCAAAAGAAGCCAAAAATAGCTAA
- the fmt gene encoding methionyl-tRNA formyltransferase, producing MSEPLKIIFAGTPDFAAKHLAALLNTRHKIVGVLTRHDKPAGRGKKLTPSPVKVLAEEHQLPIFQPVSLKDSENQQWIKNQNADLMIVVAYGLILPQAVLDIPRLGCLNVHGSLLPRWRGAAPIQRSIWAGDTETGVTIMQMDAGLDTGDMLYKAICPITPSDTSASLYDKLAITGPKALIHTVEMLSSGQCIAEKQDGTLANYAEKLSKEEARINWQDDAVHIERCIRAFNPWPMSYFMVEEQLIKVWQAEVLTETHDKQPGTIISADKKGISIATGNGILNITQLQPPGKKAMSAQDILNSRREWFIPEQILA from the coding sequence GTGTCAGAGCCATTGAAAATTATTTTTGCGGGTACACCAGATTTTGCGGCCAAACACTTAGCTGCTCTCTTAAATACCAGACACAAAATCGTTGGCGTCCTCACTCGCCATGACAAACCAGCAGGAAGAGGCAAAAAGTTAACACCAAGTCCTGTCAAGGTTCTCGCTGAAGAGCATCAACTACCTATTTTTCAACCAGTCTCACTTAAGGATAGCGAAAACCAGCAGTGGATAAAGAACCAAAATGCTGACCTAATGATTGTTGTTGCCTATGGTTTGATTTTACCACAAGCCGTTCTTGATATCCCTCGCTTAGGTTGCTTGAATGTTCACGGCTCTTTATTACCTCGCTGGAGAGGAGCTGCGCCGATTCAACGTTCTATTTGGGCTGGTGATACTGAAACGGGTGTGACTATTATGCAAATGGACGCAGGTTTAGATACTGGTGACATGCTTTACAAAGCAATTTGCCCAATTACCCCTAGTGATACTAGCGCCTCGTTATATGATAAATTAGCAATAACAGGCCCTAAAGCATTAATCCATACTGTTGAGATGTTATCTTCAGGCCAATGCATTGCTGAAAAGCAAGACGGAACATTGGCAAATTATGCTGAAAAATTATCGAAAGAAGAAGCTCGCATTAATTGGCAAGATGATGCTGTACATATTGAACGTTGCATTCGTGCTTTCAATCCTTGGCCAATGAGCTATTTCATGGTTGAAGAACAACTCATTAAAGTTTGGCAAGCTGAAGTACTCACAGAAACCCATGATAAGCAACCAGGAACAATTATTAGCGCTGATAAAAAAGGTATATCCATTGCCACAGGAAATGGCATACTAAATATTACTCAGCTACAACCGCCTGGCAAAAAAGCAATGAGTGCACAAGATATCCTAAACTCTCGTCGCGAATGGTTTATCCCAGAGCAAATTCTAGCATAA
- the rsmB gene encoding 16S rRNA (cytosine(967)-C(5))-methyltransferase RsmB, whose product MKNTYNLRSIAATAINQVLDNGQSLSTVLPDLQRNINDKDKALLQEICFGVLRYLPKLEWFISQLMEKPLTGKQRTLHYLIMVGIYQLLYTRIPPHAALAETVDGAVALKKPQLKGLINGVLRSFQRQQAQLEERIANNTSQYLHPSWLLKRLQTAYPDDWQSIIEANNQRPPMWLRVNSQHHTAAQYLNLLEQSEITAHLHPSHPNAIRLDEPTAVSRLPGFVDGWSTVQDVSAQGCAELLEPQNGENILDLCAAPGGKTTHILELAPKANVIAVDIDEHRLKRVKENLIRLKQHAIVIQGDGTQPEKWAKDQQFDRILLDAPCSATGVIRRHPDIKWLRRDSDINELSQLQAQILEAIWPYLKPGGTLVYATCSIMPEENGKQIQNFLSKHNDASLNDGTDAGLQVLPSTNGGDGFFYARLIKTV is encoded by the coding sequence ATGAAAAATACATATAATTTGCGTAGTATCGCGGCAACAGCAATTAACCAAGTCCTTGATAATGGGCAATCATTAAGTACTGTACTACCTGACTTACAGCGTAATATCAATGATAAAGATAAAGCATTATTACAAGAAATTTGCTTTGGTGTTTTACGTTATTTACCTAAGCTTGAATGGTTTATTAGCCAGCTAATGGAAAAACCATTAACGGGTAAACAAAGAACTCTACATTACTTAATTATGGTTGGTATCTACCAGCTCCTTTACACTCGCATTCCTCCTCATGCCGCATTAGCAGAAACAGTCGATGGAGCGGTTGCACTGAAAAAGCCCCAATTAAAAGGGCTTATTAATGGTGTGTTACGTTCATTTCAGCGCCAGCAAGCACAGCTAGAAGAGAGAATAGCTAACAACACTAGCCAATATTTACATCCGAGCTGGTTATTAAAACGCCTACAAACAGCCTATCCAGATGATTGGCAATCTATTATTGAGGCAAATAACCAACGACCACCTATGTGGTTAAGAGTAAATTCTCAACATCACACTGCTGCACAGTATCTCAACTTATTAGAACAGTCTGAGATAACCGCACATTTGCACCCCTCACATCCAAATGCTATTCGGTTAGATGAACCCACTGCAGTATCGCGTCTCCCGGGCTTTGTAGATGGCTGGTCTACAGTACAAGATGTCTCAGCTCAAGGTTGTGCTGAATTGCTAGAACCTCAAAATGGGGAAAATATTTTAGATTTATGTGCTGCCCCCGGTGGGAAAACTACCCATATTTTGGAACTAGCTCCTAAAGCAAATGTTATTGCTGTAGATATCGATGAACATCGCCTTAAAAGAGTAAAAGAAAATCTGATTCGCCTTAAGCAACACGCTATTGTTATACAAGGAGATGGCACACAACCTGAGAAATGGGCTAAAGATCAGCAATTTGACCGTATTTTACTTGATGCTCCTTGTTCTGCTACAGGCGTTATTAGGCGTCATCCTGACATCAAATGGCTGCGTCGTGACTCAGACATCAATGAATTATCGCAACTACAAGCGCAAATTCTCGAAGCTATCTGGCCGTATTTAAAGCCGGGCGGCACGCTAGTCTATGCTACGTGCTCAATTATGCCCGAAGAAAATGGAAAGCAAATACAAAACTTCCTATCTAAACATAATGATGCCAGCCTAAATGATGGAACCGATGCTGGTTTACAAGTATTACCGAGCACTAATGGTGGTGACGGTTTCTTTTATGCGCGCTTAATCAAAACTGTGTAG
- the trkA gene encoding Trk system potassium transporter TrkA: MKIIILGAGQVGGTLAENLVDENNDITVVDTDPDRLRQLQDQFDLRVVNGHGSHPRVLRDAGAEDADMLVAVTNSDETNMIACQIAYSLFNTPNKIARIRATEYIREADKLFLPEQIPIDYLISPEQLVIDYIYKLIQYPGALQVVNFAEGKVSIVAVKAYYGGSLVGNALSSLREHMPHIDTRVVAIFRQDKPIRPQGSTIIEAGDEVFFVASTQHIRAVMSELQRLEKPYKRLMIVGGGNVGAGLARRLEKDYSVKLIERNQKRATELAELLHDTIVFYGDASDQELLTEEHIEQMDVFIALTNDDEANIMSAMLAKKMGAKKAMVLIQRSAYVELVQGGVIDIAISPQQATISALLSHVRKADIVNVSSLRRGVAEAIEAIAHGDENTSKVVGKKISEIKLPPGTIIGAIVREEEVIIASDYHIIEQGDHVIMFITDKKYVPEVEKLFQPSPFFL; this comes from the coding sequence ATGAAGATCATTATTCTAGGTGCTGGGCAAGTTGGCGGCACACTTGCTGAAAATTTAGTTGATGAGAACAATGACATTACCGTCGTTGATACCGATCCTGATCGCTTACGTCAATTGCAGGATCAGTTCGACCTACGAGTAGTCAATGGTCATGGATCTCACCCTAGAGTACTTCGAGATGCAGGCGCAGAAGATGCGGATATGTTGGTAGCAGTCACCAATTCAGATGAAACAAACATGATTGCTTGCCAAATTGCGTATAGCCTATTTAATACCCCAAATAAGATAGCGCGTATCAGGGCGACTGAATATATCCGTGAAGCCGACAAACTGTTTCTGCCAGAACAAATTCCGATTGACTATTTAATATCACCAGAACAATTAGTTATCGACTATATCTATAAATTAATTCAATACCCTGGCGCGCTTCAGGTTGTAAACTTTGCAGAAGGTAAAGTCAGCATAGTTGCTGTAAAAGCTTATTACGGCGGCTCACTCGTTGGTAATGCACTATCGAGCTTGCGCGAACACATGCCACATATTGATACTCGTGTTGTTGCTATTTTCCGACAAGATAAGCCTATTCGCCCACAAGGCTCAACAATCATTGAAGCGGGCGATGAGGTTTTTTTTGTTGCTTCAACACAACATATCCGAGCCGTAATGAGCGAGCTGCAAAGACTAGAAAAGCCATACAAACGTTTGATGATAGTGGGCGGTGGTAATGTTGGAGCCGGCCTAGCAAGGCGACTAGAAAAAGATTACAGCGTGAAACTTATTGAGCGCAACCAGAAGCGCGCAACAGAACTTGCAGAGTTACTGCATGATACCATTGTATTTTATGGCGATGCATCCGACCAAGAGCTACTTACGGAAGAACACATCGAGCAAATGGATGTATTTATTGCCCTAACAAATGATGATGAAGCTAATATTATGTCTGCTATGTTAGCAAAAAAAATGGGCGCTAAAAAAGCTATGGTGCTTATACAACGCTCCGCATACGTTGAGCTCGTTCAAGGTGGGGTGATTGATATTGCAATTTCGCCTCAACAGGCCACTATTTCTGCTCTATTAAGCCATGTTAGAAAAGCAGATATAGTCAATGTTTCATCTTTAAGAAGAGGTGTTGCAGAAGCTATTGAGGCAATTGCACACGGTGATGAAAATACGTCAAAAGTTGTCGGCAAAAAAATATCTGAGATTAAACTTCCACCAGGAACTATTATTGGCGCAATTGTTCGTGAAGAAGAAGTCATTATAGCTAGTGATTACCATATAATTGAACAAGGTGACCATGTCATTATGTTTATTACAGATAAAAAATATGTACCCGAAGTAGAAAAATTATTCCAACCAAGTCCATTCTTCTTATAA
- the mscL gene encoding large-conductance mechanosensitive channel protein MscL, which produces MSFLKDFREFAMKGNVVDMAVGIIIGAAFGKIVSSLVADIIMPPLGLLIGGVDFKSFSVVLKEAQGDLPAVVLNYGMFIQTVFDFVIVAFAIFMAIKVMNKVRREKEAAPAEPAPPSKEEVLLSEIRDLLKEQNKN; this is translated from the coding sequence ATGAGCTTTTTAAAAGATTTCCGCGAATTTGCTATGAAGGGCAATGTAGTGGATATGGCAGTTGGTATTATTATTGGTGCTGCATTTGGTAAAATTGTATCTTCATTAGTTGCTGATATCATCATGCCTCCGTTAGGTTTACTGATCGGAGGTGTTGATTTCAAATCATTCAGCGTGGTATTAAAAGAAGCACAAGGGGATTTACCTGCAGTAGTACTAAATTATGGCATGTTTATACAAACCGTTTTTGACTTCGTTATTGTCGCGTTCGCTATCTTTATGGCAATTAAGGTTATGAATAAAGTTCGCCGTGAAAAAGAAGCAGCACCAGCAGAGCCAGCTCCACCATCTAAAGAAGAAGTTCTGTTATCAGAAATACGTGATCTTTTAAAAGAACAAAATAAAAATTAA
- a CDS encoding alternative ribosome-rescue factor A, whose amino-acid sequence MSKYQHKRGEIKDNAIEALLHDPLFRQRVEKNKKGKGSYTRKGKNKKSVNWEASGNKFIYLLPLAF is encoded by the coding sequence ATGAGCAAATATCAACATAAACGTGGTGAGATTAAAGATAATGCGATTGAAGCATTACTCCATGACCCACTATTTCGTCAAAGAGTTGAAAAAAATAAAAAAGGAAAAGGCAGTTATACAAGAAAAGGGAAAAATAAGAAATCAGTTAACTGGGAGGCCAGTGGTAATAAGTTTATTTACTTATTACCACTGGCCTTTTAG
- the zntR gene encoding Zn(2+)-responsive transcriptional regulator: MYKIGEIARLADVTPDTIRFYEKQGLMGHKERTEGGYRLFTEQDLQRLRFIRYAKQLGFTLEAITELLSIRVDPEHHTCQESKQIVDLRLLEVEKKIQELIIMRDSLKMLSSACCGEEHATTYCSIMEILEKGASKVY; the protein is encoded by the coding sequence ATGTATAAGATAGGTGAAATTGCCAGGCTCGCAGATGTGACGCCTGATACGATCCGCTTTTATGAGAAACAAGGTTTGATGGGGCATAAAGAGAGAACTGAAGGTGGGTATAGGTTATTTACTGAGCAAGACCTCCAGCGATTACGTTTTATTCGTTATGCAAAGCAGCTAGGCTTTACTTTAGAAGCCATCACTGAATTGCTTTCAATTCGAGTGGATCCAGAACATCATACCTGTCAAGAATCTAAACAGATTGTTGATCTCAGATTACTCGAAGTTGAAAAAAAGATACAAGAGCTTATTATTATGCGTGATTCACTGAAGATGTTAAGTTCAGCATGCTGTGGTGAAGAACATGCGACAACCTATTGCTCTATTATGGAAATATTAGAAAAAGGGGCGTCTAAAGTTTATTAA
- the rplQ gene encoding 50S ribosomal protein L17 codes for MRHRKSGRQLNRNSSHRQAMFRNMAGSLVRHEIIKTTLPKAKELRRVVEPLITLAKTDSVANRRLAFARTRDNEIVAKLFNELGPRFAARAGGYTRILKCGYRTGDNAPMAYIELVDRAVESQEAAAE; via the coding sequence ATGCGCCATCGTAAGAGTGGTCGTCAATTGAACCGCAACAGCAGCCACCGCCAAGCTATGTTCCGTAACATGGCAGGTTCTTTAGTTCGTCATGAGATCATCAAGACGACTCTGCCTAAAGCGAAAGAACTGCGTCGCGTCGTTGAGCCGCTGATTACTCTTGCCAAGACCGACAGCGTAGCTAATCGTCGTCTGGCATTCGCACGTACTCGTGATAACGAGATCGTTGCAAAATTATTTAATGAACTGGGACCTCGTTTCGCAGCTCGTGCAGGTGGTTACACTCGTATTCTTAAGTGTGGCTACCGTACAGGTGACAACGCTCCGATGGCTTACATCGAGCTTGTTGACCGTGCTGTTGAGTCTCAAGAAGCAGCAGCAGAGTAA
- a CDS encoding DNA-directed RNA polymerase subunit alpha: MQGSVTEFLKPRLVDIEQVSSTHAKVTLEPLERGFGHTLGNALRRILLSSMPGCAVTEVEIDGVLHEYSTKEGVQEDILEILLNLKGLAVKVQGKDEVILTLNKSGIGPVTAADIIHDGDVEIVKPQHIICHLTDESASINMRIKVQRGRGYVPASARVHSEEDERPIGRLLVDACYSPVERIAYNVEAARVEQRTDLDKLVIEMETNGTIDPEEAIRRAATILAEQLEAFVDLRDVRQPEVKEEKPEFDPILLRPVDDLELTVRSANCLKAEAIHYIGDLVQRTEVELLKTPNLGKKSLTEIKDVLASRGLSLGMRLENWPPASIADD, from the coding sequence ATGCAGGGTTCTGTGACAGAGTTTCTAAAACCGCGCCTGGTAGATATCGAGCAAGTGAGTTCGACGCACGCTAAGGTGACCCTTGAGCCTTTAGAGCGTGGCTTTGGCCATACTCTTGGTAACGCACTGCGCCGTATTCTGCTTTCGTCTATGCCGGGTTGTGCGGTGACAGAGGTTGAGATTGATGGTGTACTGCATGAGTACAGCACCAAAGAAGGTGTACAGGAAGATATCCTGGAGATTCTCCTCAACCTGAAAGGGCTGGCGGTAAAAGTTCAGGGGAAAGATGAAGTTATTTTAACCTTGAATAAATCTGGCATTGGCCCTGTGACTGCAGCCGACATCATCCATGATGGTGATGTCGAAATCGTCAAGCCACAGCACATCATCTGCCACCTGACTGACGAAAGCGCATCTATTAATATGCGAATTAAAGTACAGCGTGGTCGTGGTTATGTGCCGGCTTCTGCCCGAGTTCATTCGGAAGAAGATGAGCGCCCAATCGGTCGTTTGTTAGTCGATGCTTGCTACAGCCCAGTAGAGCGTATTGCCTACAATGTTGAAGCAGCTCGTGTTGAGCAACGTACAGACTTGGATAAGTTAGTTATTGAAATGGAAACTAACGGTACAATCGATCCTGAAGAGGCGATTCGCCGTGCGGCAACCATTCTGGCTGAACAACTTGAAGCTTTTGTTGACTTACGTGATGTTCGTCAGCCTGAAGTTAAAGAAGAAAAACCAGAATTCGATCCTATCTTATTGCGCCCAGTTGACGATCTGGAATTGACTGTCCGCTCTGCTAACTGCCTCAAAGCAGAAGCTATCCACTACATCGGTGATCTGGTACAGCGTACAGAAGTTGAGTTGCTCAAAACTCCGAATCTTGGTAAGAAATCTCTTACTGAAATTAAGGACGTCTTGGCATCTCGTGGTCTTTCTCTGGGCATGCGTCTAGAAAATTGGCCACCAGCAAGTATTGCTGATGATTAA
- the rpsD gene encoding 30S ribosomal protein S4, with product MARYLGPKLKLSRREGTDLFLKSGVRAIDTKCKLEQAPGQHGARKPRLSDYGVQLREKQKVRRIYGVLERQFRNYYKEATRLKGNTGENLLTLLEGRLDNVVYRMGFGATRAEARQMVSHKAIMVNGRVVNIASYQVSPNDVISVREKAKKQSRIKAALELAEQREKPTWLEVDAAKMEGVFKRIPERTDLSADINEHLIVELYSK from the coding sequence ATGGCTAGATATTTGGGTCCTAAGCTCAAGCTGAGCCGTCGCGAAGGAACAGACCTCTTTCTGAAGTCTGGTGTTCGCGCGATTGACACCAAGTGTAAATTAGAACAGGCTCCAGGCCAGCACGGAGCGCGTAAACCGCGTCTGTCTGACTATGGCGTCCAGTTACGTGAAAAACAAAAAGTTCGTCGTATCTACGGTGTTCTGGAACGTCAATTCCGTAACTATTACAAAGAAGCAACACGTCTGAAAGGCAACACAGGTGAAAACCTGCTGACTTTGCTGGAAGGTCGTCTTGATAACGTCGTTTACCGTATGGGCTTTGGCGCAACTCGCGCAGAAGCACGTCAAATGGTTAGCCATAAAGCTATCATGGTAAATGGCCGTGTAGTTAATATCGCTTCTTATCAGGTTTCCCCGAATGACGTTATCAGCGTTCGTGAGAAAGCTAAAAAACAGTCTCGTATTAAGGCTGCTTTAGAGCTGGCTGAACAGCGTGAGAAGCCAACTTGGCTGGAAGTTGATGCTGCTAAAATGGAAGGTGTGTTCAAACGTATTCCTGAACGTACTGACTTGTCTGCGGACATTAACGAACACCTGATCGTCGAGCTTTACTCCAAGTAA
- the rpsK gene encoding 30S ribosomal protein S11: protein MAKAPIRARKRVRKQVSDGVAHIHASFNNTIVTITDRQGNALGWATAGGSGFRGSRKSTPFAAQVAAERCAEAVKEYGIKNLEVMVKGPGPGRESTIRALNAAGFRITNITDVTPIPHNGCRPPKKRRV from the coding sequence ATGGCAAAAGCACCAATTCGTGCACGTAAGCGTGTAAGAAAACAAGTCTCAGACGGTGTGGCTCATATCCATGCTTCTTTCAACAACACAATCGTTACTATTACTGACCGTCAAGGTAACGCATTAGGTTGGGCAACTGCCGGTGGTTCCGGTTTCCGTGGTTCTCGCAAATCTACTCCGTTCGCAGCTCAGGTTGCAGCAGAGCGTTGCGCAGAAGCTGTGAAAGAATACGGAATCAAAAACCTGGAAGTTATGGTTAAGGGACCGGGTCCGGGTCGCGAATCAACAATTCGTGCTCTGAACGCCGCTGGTTTCCGCATCACTAATATTACTGATGTGACTCCTATCCCTCATAACGGTTGTCGCCCACCGAAAAAACGTCGCGTTTAA
- the rpsM gene encoding 30S ribosomal protein S13, whose product MARIAGINIPDHKHTVIALTSIFGIGKTRSQAICEATGIAENVKISELSEEQIDKLRDEVAKYVVEGDLRREITLSIKRLMDLGCYRGLRHRRGLPVRGQRTKTNARTRKGPRKPIKK is encoded by the coding sequence GTGGCCCGTATAGCAGGCATTAACATTCCTGATCATAAACATACCGTAATCGCTTTAACATCGATTTTCGGTATCGGCAAAACCCGTTCACAGGCTATCTGTGAAGCAACTGGTATTGCTGAAAATGTTAAGATCAGTGAGCTGTCTGAAGAACAAATCGACAAGCTGCGTGACGAAGTTGCTAAATACGTTGTAGAAGGTGACTTACGTCGTGAAATTACCCTGAGCATCAAGCGTCTGATGGACCTTGGATGTTACCGTGGTTTACGTCATCGTCGTGGTCTTCCTGTGCGCGGACAGCGTACTAAGACTAACGCTCGTACCCGTAAGGGTCCGCGTAAGCCGATCAAGAAATAA
- the rpmJ gene encoding 50S ribosomal protein L36 — protein sequence MKVRASVKKLCRNCKIIRRNGSVRVICSVEPRHKQRQG from the coding sequence ATGAAAGTTCGTGCTTCCGTCAAGAAATTATGCCGTAACTGCAAAATTATTCGTCGCAATGGTAGCGTTCGTGTAATTTGTAGTGTTGAACCAAGACATAAACAACGTCAAGGTTAA